The proteins below come from a single Mercenaria mercenaria strain notata chromosome 3, MADL_Memer_1, whole genome shotgun sequence genomic window:
- the LOC123524033 gene encoding uncharacterized protein LOC123524033 yields the protein MDRFDIGQGEFVHPRERPTLTFEEGSYTLPELLESHLLPVVAQYDSTCQPIPFHEFNFDLSQPLLLYKKRNIQKVVARSLHIEDEKYNEVGESLLIPEDYKGWFAVLQRITGNIKADDTVPHFTTVEEVANSNTDRFLIGGTKKINGLQLLDRSDSQLKHEQRHFLPGDILTKEKIYYGETKKRTRLFRKPKYITEKFLMCRDESDREILLPFEQTGIFYQISHKSGKANKQVMQMSDIVARKLTPRIVKLVFGRFPVTPCSFTGLMRAESSKIETSIIASTLINTKNILMEIPVSSAIRFRVAVMKNELRTNACYRNAMSICAERAITYMRNIKVCYNFTMDDDDDEYWTRKEFSIDPQSPNASSFMNNNNNIQTLKTFKQNDGGNENSASENLDSITDILRSHRETGVEGRNEGRRGFSVDIPDDVTVRPGRCMSTSRVSFCLGNNYLTVPVFESGLNTKRDSGNNNTIHDKTYTTRRGSRLSFNGTFFEEVEEENLNEDTSIDNEEKIDIPPPIPCTNISSYVNMVAPPQITTGAEVPDYIPASGIRRPSTQAPDMAPPPLPRSSSTSGVSSGSLSSVSDETLSKRESSDSFEYAVPKIQDPKNILSDPSEAAKVSSSSAQNKQEKPLQRRPSTFTFSEGCLNQSGPGFKFPTCEAIRDIDETTIDDGSPVYENIQTLMELVSKLETDKKSATCESSTNEKLENPATDDVDDSSGITENLTTGDDSDGMGCSKVSEPLETADDKHDIFSDNKVCTDNALDLNFESCESNEENDTEIEETEKIDEETVVKTWVRRIGVTEIETDVDIIEHCNDGNTEVETFQNSSFYSDVIECNETKEPDVDFDESEPKDKYREELSNVNIEIVDDGVNTDDGNSDEKLSIDKTIEHVSDDSTKESLHIPSENDEHSQGMCSWKFAIEKMKNSNEYVTSKGKIRALEKPFHCLDVDEIAEELFSIGIKEGTIEHLKQMGVDGAKLSEVLDGELSIRDCLGGVNLVDQQKISMFIRGWRPNTE from the exons ATGGACCGCTTCGACATTGGACAAGGAGAGTTCGTCCATCCTAGAGAACGACCGACCTTGACATTCGAGGAGGGCTCATACACATTACCGGAGTTACTCGAGTCGCACCTGCTGCCCGTGGTAGCACAGTACGATAGCACGTGCCAGCCGATACCCTTCCACGAGTTCAACTTTGACCTTTCACAGCCTCTGCTGCTTTACAAGAAGAGGAACATACAG AAAGTAGTGGCAAGGTCTCTGCATATTGAGGACGAGAAATACAACGAGGTCGGAGAATCCCTTCTTATACCGGAGGATTATAAAG GTTGGTTCGCCGTTTTGCAAAGAATTACTGGCAATATCAAAGCAGACGACACCGTCCCTCACTTCACAACAGTTGAAGAAGTTGCCAACTCAAATACAGACCGATTTCTGATTGGTGGAACTAAGAAGATCAATGGTCTTCAGCTTCTGGACAGATCTGACTCTCAACTTAAGCACGAACAGCGTCATTTTCTCCCAGGCGACATACTAACGAAAGAAAAGATCTACTATGGCGAGACCAAAAAGAGGACAAGGTTATTTAGAAAACCGAAATACATTACAGAGAAATTTCTCATGTGCAGAGATGAGTCGGATCGTGAAATTCTTCTTCCTTTTGAGCAGACGGGAATCTTTTACCAGATTTCGCATAAAAGTggaaaagcaaacaaacaagTGATGCAGATGAGTGACATTGTGGCGCGAAAACTTACACCGAGAATCGTTAAACTAGTGTTCGGTCGATTTCCGGTGACACCGTGTTCTTTTACCGGTTTAATGAGGGCAGAATCGTCCAAGATAGAGACCTCGATAATTGCTTCTACTCTGATCAACACGAAGAACATTCTCATGGAAATTCCAGTGTCGTCTGCTATACGTTTTCGTGTTGCTGTTATGAAAAATGAGTTGAGAACAAACGCTTGCTACAGAAACGCTATGAGCATATGCGCTGAAAGAGCCATAACATACATGAGAAATATCAAAGTGTGCTATAATTTCACCAtggatgatgatgacgacgagtACTGGACCAGAAAAGAGTTCAGCATCGACCCACAGTCTCCAAATGCCAGCAGCTTcatgaacaacaacaacaacattcaaACCTTGAAGACTTTCAAACAGAATGATGGCGGTAATGAAAACTCTGCCTCCGAAAACCTCGATTCTATAACCGATATTCTAAGAAGCCATCGTGAAACGGGTGTCGAAGGTAGAAACGAGGGACGACGAGGATTTTCAGTAGATATTCCCGACGACGTTACAGTCAGGCCAGGAAGATGCATGTCCACCAGTCGCGTCAGTTTTTGCCTTGGTAACAATTACCTGACTGTACCGGTGTTCGAATCTGGCCTCAATACTAAAAGGGACTCGGGCAACAACAACACTATCCATGACAAAACATATACAACAAGGCGCGGATCGCGACTCTCATTTAACGGCACATTCTTTGAAGAAGTCGAAGAAGAAAATTTGAACGAAGATACAAGTATAGACAATGAAGAAAAGATTGATATCCCTCCACCAATTCCTTGTACGAACATCAGCTCGTATGTCAACATGGTTGCACCTCCACAAATTACTACGGGTGCGGAAGTCCCTGATTATATACCCGCTTCCGGTATCCGACGTCCGAGCACTCAGGCACCGGATATGGCGCCACCGCCATTACCGAGGTCATCCAGTACAAGCGGTGTATCGTCTGGCTCATTATCTTCTGTCAGTGACGAAACTCTCTCAAAGCGCGAATCTTCAGACTCATTTGAGTATGCTGTACCCAAAATACAAGATCcaaaaaacattttatcagaTCCGTCAGAAGCAGCGAAAGTATCAAGCAGTAGCGCTCAAAATAAGCAAGAGAAGCCATTGCAACGTAGACCTTCGACTTTCACATTTTCAGAGGGATGCCTTAATCAGTCTGGGCCAGGTTTCAAATTTCCAACTTGTGAGGCTATCCGTGATATTGACGAAACTACCATCGATGACGGAAGTCCAGTCTATGAAAATATTCAGACTTTGATGGAACTTGTTTCCAAACTAGAAACTGACAAAAAATCAGCCACGTGTGAAAGTTCGACCAATGAAAAGCTAGAAAATCCAGCAACGGATGATGTGGACGATAGTAGTGGAATCACGGAAAACCTGACAACTGGTGACGATTCAGACGGAATGGGGTGTTCCAAAGTAAGTGAACCTTTAGAAACTGCTGATGATAAGCATGACATTTTCAGTGACAATAAAGTTTGCACCGACAATGCCTTGGACTTAAATTTTGAATCGTGTGAATCTAATGAAGAAAACGATACTGAAATAGAAGAGACTGAGAAGATAGACGAAGAAACGGTTGTTAAAACATGGGTTAGGCGTATTGGTGTCACTGAGATAGAAACAGATGTTGATATTATTGAGCATTGTAATGATGGAAATACTGAAGTCGAAACATTTCAAAATAGTAGTTTTTACAGTGATGTTATTGAATGCAACGAAACAAAAGAACCCGAtgttgattttgatgaaagtgAACCAAAAGACAAATATCGCGAAGAACTATCAAACGTAAACATCGAAATAGTTGATGATGGGGTGAATACAGACGACGGAAACTCTGACGAAAAATTATCTATTGATAAAACTATTGAACACGTATCAGATGATTCGACTAAAGAATCGTTACATATTCCGTCAGAAAACGATGAACACTCTCAAGGAATGTGTAGTTGGAAGTTTGCTATTGAGAAAATGAAGAACTCTAATGAATATGTGACATCTAAAGGAAAGATACGAGCACTCGAAAAGCCATTCCATTGCCTTGACGTTGACGAAATTGCGGAAGAGTTGTTTAGTATAGGAATTAAGGAAGGAACAATAGAGCACCTAAAGCAAATGGGAGTTGATGGCGCTAAACTGTCAGAGGTGCTAGACGGAGAATTAAGTATAAGGGATTGTCTAGGTGGAGTGAATTTGGTCGATCagcaaaaaatatccatgtttatTAGAGGTTGGAGACCAAATACTGAATGA